From Salarias fasciatus chromosome 12, fSalaFa1.1, whole genome shotgun sequence, the proteins below share one genomic window:
- the aak1a gene encoding AP2-associated protein kinase 1 isoform X1 translates to MKKFFDSRRDYAGSGPGSGAGGGGAGSGGGGSFIGRVFTIGRYQVTVEEIVAEGGFAIVFLVRTHQGVRCALKRMYVNNEHDLQICKLEIQIMRDLVGNKNIVGFLDSSIAAVGSGDVWEVLILMDFCRGGQVVNLMNQRLQTGFTEAEVLQIFCDTCEAVARLHQCKTPIIHRDLKVENILLHDRGHYVLCDFGSATNCFQNPQTEGVPIVEEEIKKYTTLSYRAPEMVNLYGGKVITTKADIWAMGCLLYKLCFFTLPFGESQVAICDGSFTIPDNSRYSQEMHCLIRYMLEPDPDKRPDIYQVSYFAFKLARRECPIPNVHNLPIPAKLPEPIRASEAVAKKSQTKARLTDPVPTTETSIAPRQRPKAGQAQPQPISGILPIQPALTPRKRPSATTGAPQAIGVAAAVQPAQQAPAAQAASMQPQATPQHQQLLVKHQQQQQQQQQTSAFLSPQSNQQHQLVQNLQQQQHQHTASQASAALQSKVKPLQHHQQQPQLHVSPETAALHLTPIPESAVIGPAAETESARGIHKVGSLTPPSSPKTAPKSGHRRILSDVTHSAIFGVPVSKSTQLLHAAAAEAGLNKSKSASTTPSGSPCSSQQSVYHGGDVDGLSAPVAAKPQSSWNPFGDDNFSKLTAEELLNKDFAKLAETAAAGERVTGSSENLIPGLSSFPAKAELCVDSLIPGLEPPLTQRHPGQTELTPATLPDSLTGEDSLLGVGLLSHTSHGKPSVSALPSSCSSAPPGSGSCLEDLHPSPAASDSTFLMSCGEKGNDDEFDPIPVLISKNSNQDMQGESNGYTVLEEGQEAAVLEGESQQIEGCVHSSDEDEEKESQKEERQDGVAADGPVAVLDCSGSQPLLQDSEDEDENGPQLALLHPSATATQPSANFNQDPPGSYAQNHSHEPAQGAHTAADVFSKAPFRISQEESADVFSNAPFPRAMPAGPQQLDVFSQAPFVRRKEAAAAQPKTSYIQTAGVHAVTSDQGVLGQVAQQPFRPQALAKYSRHFEGPVPQQPVAAHRVVSNVSRQAAVASVPVGPLHSWTSEVGSVDPFVSAPFHLKAPQEKP, encoded by the exons ATGAAGAAATTCTTTGATTCTCGACGGGACTATGCGGGCTCCGGGCCTGGTTCCGGAGCCGGCGGAGGAGGCGCCGGTTCGGGCGGCGGTGGCAGCTTCATCGGGCGGGTGTTCACCATCGGGAGATATCAAGTGACCGTCGAAGAAATCGTGGCAGAAG GAGGATTTGCCATAGTTTTTCTGGTGCGCACACATCAAGGCGTACGCTGTGCCCTAAAACGAATGTATGTCAACAATGAACATGATCTGCAGATCTGCAAACTGGAGATACAGATTATG AGGGACCTGGTGGGCAACAAAAACATTGTTGGCTTCCTGGACTCCAGCATAGCAGCAGTTGGATCTGGCGATGTGTGGGAAGTCCTAATCTTAATGGACTTCTGTCGAG GTGGGCAGGTTGTGAACCTGATGAACCAGCGGTTGCAGACGGGCTTCACTGAAGCGGAGGTGCTGCAGATCTTTTGCGATACGTGTGAGGCCGTCGCTCGTCTCCACCAGTGCAAGACTCCGATCATTCACCGAGACCTCAAG GTGGAAAATATCCTTCTGCACGACCGAGGACACTACGTACTCTGTGACTTTGGAAGCGCCACCAACTGCTTCCAGAACCCTCAGACAGAAGGGGTGCCCAttgtggaggaggagatcaaAAA GTACACAACACTGTCATACCGCGCTCCAGAGATGGTGAATCTCTACGGTGGAAAGGTTATCACAACAAAGGCAGACATTTGG GCCATGGGTTGTTTACTCTACAAGCTGTGCTTCTTCACGCTTCCCTTTGGCGAGAGCCAAGTGGCCATTTGCGATGGCAGTTTCACAATCCCAGACAATTCCCGCTACTCCCAGGAAATGCACTGTCTTATTA GATACATGCTGGAACCGGATCCAGATAAGAGACCAGACATCTACCAAGTATCCTACTTTGCTTTTAAACTGGCTCGACGAGAATGCCCGATCCCTAATGTACAC AACTTGCCCATTCCTGCAAAACTTCCTGAGCCTATCAGAGCCAGTGAAGCAGTGGCCAAAAAGAGTCAAACCAAAGCCAG GCTCACGGACCCCGTTCCGACCACGGAAACCTCAATAGCGCCTCGTCAGCGACCCAAAGCCGGCCAGGCTCAGCCCCAGCCCATATCGGGCATTCTTCCTATCCAGCCGGCTCTCACGCCACGCAAGAGGCCCAGTGCGACGACTGGAGCACCCCAAGCTATAG GTGTTGCAGCTGCAGTGCAGCCGGCCCAGCAGGCTCCTGCTGCACAGGCGGCCAGCATGCAGCCGCAGGCTACACctcagcatcagcagctcctggtgaagcaccagcagcagcagcagcagcagcagcaaacctCGGCTTTCCTCAGCCCTCAAAGCAACCAGCAG CACCAACTGgtacagaacctgcagcagcagcagcatcaacacacaGCCTCTCAAGCCTCTGCTGCCCTGCAGTCCAAAGTTAAACCTCTGcaacaccaccagcagcagccgcagctgCATGTATCTCCCGAAACAGCAGCTCTCCATCTCACCCCCATCCCAGAGTCGGCCGTCATCGGTCCCGCAGCTGAGACAGAG AGCGCCCGAGGGATTCACAAAGTCGGCTCCTTGACGCCCCCTTCATCACCAAAGACGGCCCCGAAGAGTGGCCACAGGCGCATCCTGAGCGACGTCACCCACAGCGCAATCTTCGGGGTCCCGGTCAGCAAGTCCACCCAGCTCCTGCACGCGGCGGCAGCTGAAGCCGGACTCAACAAGTCCAA ATCGGCCAGCACGACTCCCTCCGGCTCGCCGTGTTCGTCGCAGCAGAGCGTGTATCATGGCGGCGATGTCGACGGCCTCTCGGCGCCGGTGGCAGCCAAACCTCAGTCCAGCTGGAACCCTTTCGGTGACGATAACTTCTCCAAACTGACAGCGGAGGAGCTCCTCAACAAAGACTTTGCAAAGTTAGCCGAGA ctgctgcagcgggaGAGAGGGTCACAGGCTCCAGCGAAAACCTCATTCCAGGACTCAGTTCTTTTCCAG CAAAGGCAGAGTTGTGTGTGGATTCATTGATTCCTGGTTTGGAACCTCCCCTGACGCAGCGACACCCAGGCCAGACAGAACTCACTCCTGCCACCCTGCCAG ATTCTCTCACTGGGGAGGACTCTCTGCTGGGTGTCGGTCTGTTATCTCACACTTCTCACGGAAAGCCGTCTGTCTCTGCTCtcccttcctcctgctcttctgcTCCTCCGGGCTCTGGATCCTGTCTGGAGGATCTGCATCCTAGCCCGGCCGCTTCTG ACTCTACTTTCCTCATGTCGTGCGGGGAAAAGGGCAACGACGACGAGTTTGACCCTATTCCTGTGCTTATCTCCAAAAACTCAAATCAAG ATATGCAAGGGGAGAGCAATGGCTACACTGTGCTCGAGGAGGGACAAGAAGCGGCAGTCCTCGAAGGGGAGTCCCAACAGATCGAGGGCTGTGTGCACTCCAGCGACGAAGACGAAGAGAAGGAGTCCCAGAAGGAGGAGCGGCAGGACGGAGTCGCCGCTGACGGCCCAGTAGCAGTGCTCGACTGCAGCGGCTCTCAacctctgctgcaggactctGAGGACGAAGACGAGAACGGACCTCAGTTAGCTCTCCTGCACCCAAGCGCCACAGCAACACAGCCTTCCGCTAACTTCAACCAAGATCCTCCAGGTTCCTATGCTCAGAATCATTCGCACGAGCCAGCCCAGGGAGCGCACACCGCCGCTGATGTTTTCTCTAAAGCCCCCTTTCGGATTTCTCAAGAAGAGAGCGCCGACGTGTTCAGCAACGCGCCGTTTCCCCGTGCAATGCCTGCAGGCCCACAGCAGCTCGACGTATTCTCCCAGGCTCCTTTCGTAAGAAGAAAGGAAGCCGCCGCAGCACAACCGAAGACCTCATACATCCAAACAGCTGGAGTTCACGCCGTAACCTCCGACCAAGGAGTGTTGGGACAAGTGGCCCAACAGCCTTTCCGCCCTCAAGCTCTGGCCAAATACTCGCGGCACTTCGAGGGGCCGGTGCCGCAGCAGCCGGTAGCAGCTCACAGAGTGGTGTCGAACGTGAGCAGGCAAGCTGCGGTGGCATCCGTCCCTGTCGGACCTCTTCACTCATGGACCTCCGAGGTGGGCTCCGTGGATCCCTTTGTCTCCGCGCCCTTCCACCTCAAGGCGCCGCAGGAAAAGCCCTGA
- the aak1a gene encoding AP2-associated protein kinase 1 isoform X3 — MKKFFDSRRDYAGSGPGSGAGGGGAGSGGGGSFIGRVFTIGRYQVTVEEIVAEGGFAIVFLVRTHQGVRCALKRMYVNNEHDLQICKLEIQIMRDLVGNKNIVGFLDSSIAAVGSGDVWEVLILMDFCRGGQVVNLMNQRLQTGFTEAEVLQIFCDTCEAVARLHQCKTPIIHRDLKVENILLHDRGHYVLCDFGSATNCFQNPQTEGVPIVEEEIKKYTTLSYRAPEMVNLYGGKVITTKADIWAMGCLLYKLCFFTLPFGESQVAICDGSFTIPDNSRYSQEMHCLIRYMLEPDPDKRPDIYQVSYFAFKLARRECPIPNVHNLPIPAKLPEPIRASEAVAKKSQTKARLTDPVPTTETSIAPRQRPKAGQAQPQPISGILPIQPALTPRKRPSATTGAPQAIGVAAAVQPAQQAPAAQAASMQPQATPQHQQLLVKHQQQQQQQQQTSAFLSPQSNQQHQLVQNLQQQQHQHTASQASAALQSKVKPLQHHQQQPQLHVSPETAALHLTPIPESAVIGPAAETESARGIHKVGSLTPPSSPKTAPKSGHRRILSDVTHSAIFGVPVSKSTQLLHAAAAEAGLNKSKSASTTPSGSPCSSQQSVYHGGDVDGLSAPVAAKPQSSWNPFGDDNFSKLTAEELLNKDFAKLAETAAAGERVTGSSENLIPGLSSFPAERSAAISSAGSALLTVPEPFNSLSLSDTTDMQGESNGYTVLEEGQEAAVLEGESQQIEGCVHSSDEDEEKESQKEERQDGVAADGPVAVLDCSGSQPLLQDSEDEDENGPQLALLHPSATATQPSANFNQDPPGSYAQNHSHEPAQGAHTAADVFSKAPFRISQEESADVFSNAPFPRAMPAGPQQLDVFSQAPFVRRKEAAAAQPKTSYIQTAGVHAVTSDQGVLGQVAQQPFRPQALAKYSRHFEGPVPQQPVAAHRVVSNVSRQAAVASVPVGPLHSWTSEVGSVDPFVSAPFHLKAPQEKP; from the exons ATGAAGAAATTCTTTGATTCTCGACGGGACTATGCGGGCTCCGGGCCTGGTTCCGGAGCCGGCGGAGGAGGCGCCGGTTCGGGCGGCGGTGGCAGCTTCATCGGGCGGGTGTTCACCATCGGGAGATATCAAGTGACCGTCGAAGAAATCGTGGCAGAAG GAGGATTTGCCATAGTTTTTCTGGTGCGCACACATCAAGGCGTACGCTGTGCCCTAAAACGAATGTATGTCAACAATGAACATGATCTGCAGATCTGCAAACTGGAGATACAGATTATG AGGGACCTGGTGGGCAACAAAAACATTGTTGGCTTCCTGGACTCCAGCATAGCAGCAGTTGGATCTGGCGATGTGTGGGAAGTCCTAATCTTAATGGACTTCTGTCGAG GTGGGCAGGTTGTGAACCTGATGAACCAGCGGTTGCAGACGGGCTTCACTGAAGCGGAGGTGCTGCAGATCTTTTGCGATACGTGTGAGGCCGTCGCTCGTCTCCACCAGTGCAAGACTCCGATCATTCACCGAGACCTCAAG GTGGAAAATATCCTTCTGCACGACCGAGGACACTACGTACTCTGTGACTTTGGAAGCGCCACCAACTGCTTCCAGAACCCTCAGACAGAAGGGGTGCCCAttgtggaggaggagatcaaAAA GTACACAACACTGTCATACCGCGCTCCAGAGATGGTGAATCTCTACGGTGGAAAGGTTATCACAACAAAGGCAGACATTTGG GCCATGGGTTGTTTACTCTACAAGCTGTGCTTCTTCACGCTTCCCTTTGGCGAGAGCCAAGTGGCCATTTGCGATGGCAGTTTCACAATCCCAGACAATTCCCGCTACTCCCAGGAAATGCACTGTCTTATTA GATACATGCTGGAACCGGATCCAGATAAGAGACCAGACATCTACCAAGTATCCTACTTTGCTTTTAAACTGGCTCGACGAGAATGCCCGATCCCTAATGTACAC AACTTGCCCATTCCTGCAAAACTTCCTGAGCCTATCAGAGCCAGTGAAGCAGTGGCCAAAAAGAGTCAAACCAAAGCCAG GCTCACGGACCCCGTTCCGACCACGGAAACCTCAATAGCGCCTCGTCAGCGACCCAAAGCCGGCCAGGCTCAGCCCCAGCCCATATCGGGCATTCTTCCTATCCAGCCGGCTCTCACGCCACGCAAGAGGCCCAGTGCGACGACTGGAGCACCCCAAGCTATAG GTGTTGCAGCTGCAGTGCAGCCGGCCCAGCAGGCTCCTGCTGCACAGGCGGCCAGCATGCAGCCGCAGGCTACACctcagcatcagcagctcctggtgaagcaccagcagcagcagcagcagcagcagcaaacctCGGCTTTCCTCAGCCCTCAAAGCAACCAGCAG CACCAACTGgtacagaacctgcagcagcagcagcatcaacacacaGCCTCTCAAGCCTCTGCTGCCCTGCAGTCCAAAGTTAAACCTCTGcaacaccaccagcagcagccgcagctgCATGTATCTCCCGAAACAGCAGCTCTCCATCTCACCCCCATCCCAGAGTCGGCCGTCATCGGTCCCGCAGCTGAGACAGAG AGCGCCCGAGGGATTCACAAAGTCGGCTCCTTGACGCCCCCTTCATCACCAAAGACGGCCCCGAAGAGTGGCCACAGGCGCATCCTGAGCGACGTCACCCACAGCGCAATCTTCGGGGTCCCGGTCAGCAAGTCCACCCAGCTCCTGCACGCGGCGGCAGCTGAAGCCGGACTCAACAAGTCCAA ATCGGCCAGCACGACTCCCTCCGGCTCGCCGTGTTCGTCGCAGCAGAGCGTGTATCATGGCGGCGATGTCGACGGCCTCTCGGCGCCGGTGGCAGCCAAACCTCAGTCCAGCTGGAACCCTTTCGGTGACGATAACTTCTCCAAACTGACAGCGGAGGAGCTCCTCAACAAAGACTTTGCAAAGTTAGCCGAGA ctgctgcagcgggaGAGAGGGTCACAGGCTCCAGCGAAAACCTCATTCCAGGACTCAGTTCTTTTCCAG CTGAAAGGTCTGCAGCCATCTCAAGTGCGGGTTCAGCTCTGTTGACTGTCCCAGAGCCTTTTaattctctctcgctctctgacaCCACAG ATATGCAAGGGGAGAGCAATGGCTACACTGTGCTCGAGGAGGGACAAGAAGCGGCAGTCCTCGAAGGGGAGTCCCAACAGATCGAGGGCTGTGTGCACTCCAGCGACGAAGACGAAGAGAAGGAGTCCCAGAAGGAGGAGCGGCAGGACGGAGTCGCCGCTGACGGCCCAGTAGCAGTGCTCGACTGCAGCGGCTCTCAacctctgctgcaggactctGAGGACGAAGACGAGAACGGACCTCAGTTAGCTCTCCTGCACCCAAGCGCCACAGCAACACAGCCTTCCGCTAACTTCAACCAAGATCCTCCAGGTTCCTATGCTCAGAATCATTCGCACGAGCCAGCCCAGGGAGCGCACACCGCCGCTGATGTTTTCTCTAAAGCCCCCTTTCGGATTTCTCAAGAAGAGAGCGCCGACGTGTTCAGCAACGCGCCGTTTCCCCGTGCAATGCCTGCAGGCCCACAGCAGCTCGACGTATTCTCCCAGGCTCCTTTCGTAAGAAGAAAGGAAGCCGCCGCAGCACAACCGAAGACCTCATACATCCAAACAGCTGGAGTTCACGCCGTAACCTCCGACCAAGGAGTGTTGGGACAAGTGGCCCAACAGCCTTTCCGCCCTCAAGCTCTGGCCAAATACTCGCGGCACTTCGAGGGGCCGGTGCCGCAGCAGCCGGTAGCAGCTCACAGAGTGGTGTCGAACGTGAGCAGGCAAGCTGCGGTGGCATCCGTCCCTGTCGGACCTCTTCACTCATGGACCTCCGAGGTGGGCTCCGTGGATCCCTTTGTCTCCGCGCCCTTCCACCTCAAGGCGCCGCAGGAAAAGCCCTGA
- the aak1a gene encoding AP2-associated protein kinase 1 isoform X4 has protein sequence MKKFFDSRRDYAGSGPGSGAGGGGAGSGGGGSFIGRVFTIGRYQVTVEEIVAEGGFAIVFLVRTHQGVRCALKRMYVNNEHDLQICKLEIQIMRDLVGNKNIVGFLDSSIAAVGSGDVWEVLILMDFCRGGQVVNLMNQRLQTGFTEAEVLQIFCDTCEAVARLHQCKTPIIHRDLKVENILLHDRGHYVLCDFGSATNCFQNPQTEGVPIVEEEIKKYTTLSYRAPEMVNLYGGKVITTKADIWAMGCLLYKLCFFTLPFGESQVAICDGSFTIPDNSRYSQEMHCLIRYMLEPDPDKRPDIYQVSYFAFKLARRECPIPNVHNLPIPAKLPEPIRASEAVAKKSQTKARLTDPVPTTETSIAPRQRPKAGQAQPQPISGILPIQPALTPRKRPSATTGAPQAIGVAAAVQPAQQAPAAQAASMQPQATPQHQQLLVKHQQQQQQQQQTSAFLSPQSNQQHQLVQNLQQQQHQHTASQASAALQSKVKPLQHHQQQPQLHVSPETAALHLTPIPESAVIGPAAETESARGIHKVGSLTPPSSPKTAPKSGHRRILSDVTHSAIFGVPVSKSTQLLHAAAAEAGLNKSKSASTTPSGSPCSSQQSVYHGGDVDGLSAPVAAKPQSSWNPFGDDNFSKLTAEELLNKDFAKLAETAAAGERVTGSSENLIPGLSSFPDMQGESNGYTVLEEGQEAAVLEGESQQIEGCVHSSDEDEEKESQKEERQDGVAADGPVAVLDCSGSQPLLQDSEDEDENGPQLALLHPSATATQPSANFNQDPPGSYAQNHSHEPAQGAHTAADVFSKAPFRISQEESADVFSNAPFPRAMPAGPQQLDVFSQAPFVRRKEAAAAQPKTSYIQTAGVHAVTSDQGVLGQVAQQPFRPQALAKYSRHFEGPVPQQPVAAHRVVSNVSRQAAVASVPVGPLHSWTSEVGSVDPFVSAPFHLKAPQEKP, from the exons ATGAAGAAATTCTTTGATTCTCGACGGGACTATGCGGGCTCCGGGCCTGGTTCCGGAGCCGGCGGAGGAGGCGCCGGTTCGGGCGGCGGTGGCAGCTTCATCGGGCGGGTGTTCACCATCGGGAGATATCAAGTGACCGTCGAAGAAATCGTGGCAGAAG GAGGATTTGCCATAGTTTTTCTGGTGCGCACACATCAAGGCGTACGCTGTGCCCTAAAACGAATGTATGTCAACAATGAACATGATCTGCAGATCTGCAAACTGGAGATACAGATTATG AGGGACCTGGTGGGCAACAAAAACATTGTTGGCTTCCTGGACTCCAGCATAGCAGCAGTTGGATCTGGCGATGTGTGGGAAGTCCTAATCTTAATGGACTTCTGTCGAG GTGGGCAGGTTGTGAACCTGATGAACCAGCGGTTGCAGACGGGCTTCACTGAAGCGGAGGTGCTGCAGATCTTTTGCGATACGTGTGAGGCCGTCGCTCGTCTCCACCAGTGCAAGACTCCGATCATTCACCGAGACCTCAAG GTGGAAAATATCCTTCTGCACGACCGAGGACACTACGTACTCTGTGACTTTGGAAGCGCCACCAACTGCTTCCAGAACCCTCAGACAGAAGGGGTGCCCAttgtggaggaggagatcaaAAA GTACACAACACTGTCATACCGCGCTCCAGAGATGGTGAATCTCTACGGTGGAAAGGTTATCACAACAAAGGCAGACATTTGG GCCATGGGTTGTTTACTCTACAAGCTGTGCTTCTTCACGCTTCCCTTTGGCGAGAGCCAAGTGGCCATTTGCGATGGCAGTTTCACAATCCCAGACAATTCCCGCTACTCCCAGGAAATGCACTGTCTTATTA GATACATGCTGGAACCGGATCCAGATAAGAGACCAGACATCTACCAAGTATCCTACTTTGCTTTTAAACTGGCTCGACGAGAATGCCCGATCCCTAATGTACAC AACTTGCCCATTCCTGCAAAACTTCCTGAGCCTATCAGAGCCAGTGAAGCAGTGGCCAAAAAGAGTCAAACCAAAGCCAG GCTCACGGACCCCGTTCCGACCACGGAAACCTCAATAGCGCCTCGTCAGCGACCCAAAGCCGGCCAGGCTCAGCCCCAGCCCATATCGGGCATTCTTCCTATCCAGCCGGCTCTCACGCCACGCAAGAGGCCCAGTGCGACGACTGGAGCACCCCAAGCTATAG GTGTTGCAGCTGCAGTGCAGCCGGCCCAGCAGGCTCCTGCTGCACAGGCGGCCAGCATGCAGCCGCAGGCTACACctcagcatcagcagctcctggtgaagcaccagcagcagcagcagcagcagcagcaaacctCGGCTTTCCTCAGCCCTCAAAGCAACCAGCAG CACCAACTGgtacagaacctgcagcagcagcagcatcaacacacaGCCTCTCAAGCCTCTGCTGCCCTGCAGTCCAAAGTTAAACCTCTGcaacaccaccagcagcagccgcagctgCATGTATCTCCCGAAACAGCAGCTCTCCATCTCACCCCCATCCCAGAGTCGGCCGTCATCGGTCCCGCAGCTGAGACAGAG AGCGCCCGAGGGATTCACAAAGTCGGCTCCTTGACGCCCCCTTCATCACCAAAGACGGCCCCGAAGAGTGGCCACAGGCGCATCCTGAGCGACGTCACCCACAGCGCAATCTTCGGGGTCCCGGTCAGCAAGTCCACCCAGCTCCTGCACGCGGCGGCAGCTGAAGCCGGACTCAACAAGTCCAA ATCGGCCAGCACGACTCCCTCCGGCTCGCCGTGTTCGTCGCAGCAGAGCGTGTATCATGGCGGCGATGTCGACGGCCTCTCGGCGCCGGTGGCAGCCAAACCTCAGTCCAGCTGGAACCCTTTCGGTGACGATAACTTCTCCAAACTGACAGCGGAGGAGCTCCTCAACAAAGACTTTGCAAAGTTAGCCGAGA ctgctgcagcgggaGAGAGGGTCACAGGCTCCAGCGAAAACCTCATTCCAGGACTCAGTTCTTTTCCAG ATATGCAAGGGGAGAGCAATGGCTACACTGTGCTCGAGGAGGGACAAGAAGCGGCAGTCCTCGAAGGGGAGTCCCAACAGATCGAGGGCTGTGTGCACTCCAGCGACGAAGACGAAGAGAAGGAGTCCCAGAAGGAGGAGCGGCAGGACGGAGTCGCCGCTGACGGCCCAGTAGCAGTGCTCGACTGCAGCGGCTCTCAacctctgctgcaggactctGAGGACGAAGACGAGAACGGACCTCAGTTAGCTCTCCTGCACCCAAGCGCCACAGCAACACAGCCTTCCGCTAACTTCAACCAAGATCCTCCAGGTTCCTATGCTCAGAATCATTCGCACGAGCCAGCCCAGGGAGCGCACACCGCCGCTGATGTTTTCTCTAAAGCCCCCTTTCGGATTTCTCAAGAAGAGAGCGCCGACGTGTTCAGCAACGCGCCGTTTCCCCGTGCAATGCCTGCAGGCCCACAGCAGCTCGACGTATTCTCCCAGGCTCCTTTCGTAAGAAGAAAGGAAGCCGCCGCAGCACAACCGAAGACCTCATACATCCAAACAGCTGGAGTTCACGCCGTAACCTCCGACCAAGGAGTGTTGGGACAAGTGGCCCAACAGCCTTTCCGCCCTCAAGCTCTGGCCAAATACTCGCGGCACTTCGAGGGGCCGGTGCCGCAGCAGCCGGTAGCAGCTCACAGAGTGGTGTCGAACGTGAGCAGGCAAGCTGCGGTGGCATCCGTCCCTGTCGGACCTCTTCACTCATGGACCTCCGAGGTGGGCTCCGTGGATCCCTTTGTCTCCGCGCCCTTCCACCTCAAGGCGCCGCAGGAAAAGCCCTGA